From Paenibacillus thermoaerophilus:
TGCCACACCTCATCTATTCCCAATCCCCGCGCATATCCTTGATAAGCAAGGCTGCTGTCGACAAACCGGTCGCACAGCACAATCTTTCCGGCCTCCAGCGCCGGCAGCACCTTTTCCGCCAGATGCTGCCTCCGGGCGGCCGCGTACAGCAGCGCTTCCGTCCGAGCGTCCATGGCAACGTTTTCCCGATCCAGCACGATAGCCCGGATCTGTTCCGCAATGCGGATGCCCCCGGGCTCGCGAGTTACTATCGCGGGATATCCTTCGTTCTCCAGCCAGGCTTCCATCCGCTTCAGCATCGTCGTCTTGCCGGCGCCTTCTCCGCCTTCTACCGTAATAAACAAACCTTTCCTCAATGGCCATCCTCCGTCCGGACGAGTCGTATGGCCTAATTATACACGCATCCGCCTCGGCGGCAAATGGTTGCCGAACCCGTTTCCCGATTGGCCGATGACGGGAAGCAGACCGCGCTTCCTTGGGCTCGTACCAACAAGAGAGGCAACCCATCCGATCCGGTGGGCCGGGAACGAGACAACCTCTGACCGAGGTCAGTTCAGAATAGAAAATATCGCTAACCCCGCCGTATCGCTCGTCTTGGATTCCGTTAGCGATATGAAATATTACTAAGGAAGGAATCAGGCAGGATTGTTTGGAAGATCCGGGCCTTTAACGATATGGAGTATCGCTAAACTCCTCTCCGGCAGAAGAAATCCGGACGATAGCGATAAAAAATATAGTTAACCGGGCCAATGCGGCCATTCAAGAAAAGCCGCCGTTCCAGCGAACGGCCGGCTCGACGCGCTTATCGATCGGAATGAATTGGGGCCAACGATGCGGCAGGCCGTCAATCGGCGATTGACGCTGCCCGCACGCGCGGAAGCGCCCGCGGAGACGCAGCCGATAAAAGAGAACATGATTCCAGCCTTTATAGCCTGCTGCCGTCCACAACGCGTATAAGCCCCGTCGAAGCGTCGAAGCCGCCTTGGAACCGGCAGCCGCTCTGCCATAGACGCCTCAATTCGTCCCGCATCTCTTCCCGGATCGTCTCGCCCGGCAACGCCAACGGGACGCCCGGCGGATACGGAATAACCGCTTCGGCGGCGATGCGTCCGACGGAGTCCTCCAGAGGCACCAGAACCGTCCGGTTGCCGGAAGCGGCCATCCGCCACGACAGCAGCCGCGTCGGCTCGGAGACGCGCGCCCTTCCGGTCGACACGGACGGAAGACCGCCCCGTCCCGCTCTCTGCCCGCTTGCGGCCTTCCCTTCCCCCTCGCTCTCGGCTATCGCCTCCAGCGCCGCGATCAGCCGTTCCGCATCACGGTCCGTGTTGGCGCCGCTGAACGCAAACAGCACGTGGGAAGGGTCCGCCATCTCCGCATAACAGCCGAACTCGCCCAGCCTGCTCATCAAGGCGAAGCCGTCCCACTCGCCCCTAGCGTCGTATACGGTCAGTTTGAACGGGTCCTTGGTCTCGCACGCCCCTCCTTCGGGACCGTTCCCCGCCTCCCGAAACCGGTTTTTCGGCCTTTGCAGCCATTCCCGTACCCGGCCGACGGCGGCCAAGCCTGCGGCGAATGCCCGCTCGCCCTGGCACTGCACCATCTGCCGCGCCAAATCGAGAGAGGCGAGGATCGGGTAAGAGGGGCTGGATGTTTGCAGCATTCTTAATAGTTGACGAACGGCCTCACGCGGAACCCGGT
This genomic window contains:
- the tmk gene encoding dTMP kinase, giving the protein MRKGLFITVEGGEGAGKTTMLKRMEAWLENEGYPAIVTREPGGIRIAEQIRAIVLDRENVAMDARTEALLYAAARRQHLAEKVLPALEAGKIVLCDRFVDSSLAYQGYARGLGIDEVWQINRFAIQDAIPDLTLYFDLEPELGLKRIMENASREINRLDLEAIDFHRRVREGYRLLAERYPERIFTIAADQPPEDVFRNVQEVITAIISRRP
- a CDS encoding aminotransferase class I/II-fold pyridoxal phosphate-dependent enzyme, yielding MTSAGSNPCGEVRAPLFERLRLHALNKASSYHVPGHKNGQGYKGTEAEQWFDDILRLDVTEIEGMDDLHRPEGEIAEAEKLAAAWFGAEETAFLVGGSTVGNLAMVLSVCGADDILIVQRNSHKSVLHALQLAGARAVFVEPRICSSSGLAGAVSAEDLRHALQLNPQAKGVLLTNPNYYGMGADLAKLADVVHEYGMPLLVDEAHGAHYGLHPDFPASAMQAGADAAVQSAHKMLNAMTMGAYLHLRGDRVPREAVRQLLRMLQTSSPSYPILASLDLARQMVQCQGERAFAAGLAAVGRVREWLQRPKNRFREAGNGPEGGACETKDPFKLTVYDARGEWDGFALMSRLGEFGCYAEMADPSHVLFAFSGANTDRDAERLIAALEAIAESEGEGKAASGQRAGRGGLPSVSTGRARVSEPTRLLSWRMAASGNRTVLVPLEDSVGRIAAEAVIPYPPGVPLALPGETIREEMRDELRRLWQSGCRFQGGFDASTGLIRVVDGSRL